From the Microbacterium thalassium genome, one window contains:
- the trpD gene encoding anthranilate phosphoribosyltransferase, translating to MAEQHTWPNLLTALLDGRDLSVAESTWAMREVMSGRATPAQLAGFLIALRAKGETIDEVVGFRDAILEAALPLPVDAAVLDIVGTGGDRFGTVNVSTMSAVVAAASGVPVVKHGNKAASSKSGSSDVLAALGIDLSLSPEAVAETLSRVGMTFAFAAAFHPGFRHAGPVRAELGVPTVFNFLGPLCNPARAEANAVGVAQLARVPLITGVFRTRGATALVFRGDDGLDELTTTGHSRLWEVTRGDVHEHDLDPRDLGIPLARIDDLLGGDPQHNAAVVHRVFAGESGAVRDIVLLNAAAGIVAYRLSQDVSQVQRPIVERLAEAKEAAAEAIDSGAAATRLAAWAEATRELAG from the coding sequence ATGGCGGAGCAGCACACCTGGCCCAATCTCCTCACAGCCCTTCTCGACGGGCGCGATCTGAGCGTCGCCGAGTCCACGTGGGCGATGCGCGAAGTCATGTCGGGGCGGGCGACCCCGGCCCAGCTCGCCGGCTTCCTGATCGCTCTTCGCGCCAAGGGCGAGACGATCGACGAGGTCGTGGGCTTCCGCGACGCGATCCTCGAAGCGGCGCTTCCGCTGCCGGTGGATGCAGCCGTGCTCGACATCGTCGGCACCGGCGGCGACCGGTTCGGGACCGTCAACGTGTCGACCATGTCGGCCGTCGTGGCCGCGGCATCCGGCGTTCCCGTCGTCAAGCACGGCAACAAGGCGGCCAGTTCGAAGTCCGGATCGTCCGACGTCCTGGCGGCGCTCGGGATCGACCTGTCGCTGTCGCCGGAGGCGGTCGCCGAGACCCTGTCGCGGGTGGGCATGACGTTCGCGTTCGCGGCGGCCTTCCACCCGGGCTTCCGTCACGCGGGGCCCGTGCGCGCCGAACTCGGCGTGCCGACCGTGTTCAACTTCCTCGGGCCGCTCTGCAACCCGGCGCGCGCCGAGGCCAACGCCGTCGGCGTGGCGCAGCTCGCGCGCGTCCCCCTGATCACGGGCGTCTTCCGCACCCGCGGTGCGACCGCTCTGGTGTTCCGCGGCGACGACGGACTCGACGAACTCACCACGACCGGCCACAGCCGCCTGTGGGAGGTGACCCGCGGAGACGTCCACGAGCACGACCTCGATCCGCGCGACCTCGGCATCCCGCTGGCGCGGATCGACGACCTGCTCGGCGGCGACCCGCAGCACAACGCCGCGGTTGTCCACCGCGTCTTCGCGGGCGAGTCCGGAGCGGTGCGCGACATCGTGCTGCTGAACGCCGCCGCGGGCATCGTGGCGTACCGCCTCTCGCAGGACGTCTCGCAGGTCCAGCGACCGATCGTGGAGCGTCTGGCGGAGGCGAAGGAGGCCGCCGCCGAGGCGATCGACAGCGGCGCCGCGGCGACCAGGCTCGCGGCCTGGGCGGAGGCCACGCGCGAACTGGCGGGGTGA
- a CDS encoding aromatic ring-opening dioxygenase LigA has protein sequence MSDSTTPDGTEEPGGPAAVEAPARSLGGVKVVGILGIIAGIALIVAGIAVWIVVSTQLQAEKIVIPEDAIAFQGATVAGPFTAYVQADIIQTHSLAISDGQTYAQLDQDDPVRATLMNASFLRASLFTSVVSFGVAAFAMGIGILSIMFGWALHRLASAPVVVKRASAA, from the coding sequence ATGTCAGACAGCACCACCCCCGACGGAACAGAAGAACCCGGCGGCCCGGCGGCCGTCGAGGCCCCGGCGCGCAGCCTCGGCGGCGTGAAGGTGGTCGGCATCCTGGGGATCATCGCCGGAATCGCCCTCATCGTGGCCGGCATCGCGGTCTGGATCGTGGTGTCCACCCAGCTGCAGGCCGAGAAGATCGTGATTCCCGAGGACGCGATCGCGTTCCAGGGTGCGACGGTGGCGGGACCGTTCACCGCGTACGTTCAGGCCGACATCATCCAGACCCACTCGCTCGCGATCTCCGACGGCCAGACCTACGCTCAACTGGACCAAGACGATCCCGTGCGCGCGACGCTGATGAACGCGTCGTTCCTGCGCGCCTCGCTGTTCACGTCGGTCGTCTCGTTCGGCGTGGCGGCGTTCGCGATGGGCATCGGCATCCTCTCGATCATGTTCGGCTGGGCGCTCCATCGCCTGGCGAGCGCTCCCGTCGTCGTCAAGCGGGCGAGCGCGGCGTGA
- a CDS encoding PHP domain-containing protein, protein MDPHAALVEIATLLERERSSRYKSKAFRAAADAIAGLGEAELRDAASLRRRKGIGDSSFAVIQEALAGSVPTYLADLRERAGVQISSGLRARLRGDLHSHSDWSDGLTSIDLMADAARALGHEYLALTDHSPRLRVANGLSPERLRRQLEILPGFSGDGFTLLSGIEVDILDDGGLDQEDALLDELDVVVASVHSKLRMDRGPMTRRLVAAASNPRVDVLGHVTGRLVQGERGTRPPSQFDPRAVFDACAAHGVAVEINSRPERQDPPDELIAIALDAGCLFSIDSDAHAPGQLSLLDHGAARAEAAGVPAERIVTTWELTALRAWTGRPR, encoded by the coding sequence ATGGACCCGCACGCCGCGCTCGTCGAGATCGCGACCCTCCTCGAACGCGAGCGGTCGTCGCGGTACAAGTCGAAGGCGTTCCGGGCAGCGGCCGACGCGATCGCGGGACTCGGCGAGGCTGAGCTGCGGGATGCCGCATCACTGCGCCGCCGTAAGGGAATCGGCGATTCGTCCTTCGCCGTCATCCAGGAGGCGCTCGCGGGCTCTGTTCCGACGTATCTCGCGGACCTGCGGGAACGCGCCGGCGTCCAGATCAGCTCCGGACTGCGCGCTCGCCTGCGCGGCGACCTCCACAGCCACAGCGACTGGTCGGATGGACTCACCTCCATCGACCTCATGGCGGATGCGGCGCGAGCGCTCGGGCATGAGTATCTCGCCCTCACCGACCACTCTCCGAGGCTCCGCGTGGCGAACGGGCTGTCGCCCGAGCGACTGCGGAGGCAGCTCGAGATCCTGCCCGGGTTCAGCGGCGACGGCTTCACGCTGCTGTCGGGCATCGAGGTCGACATCCTCGACGACGGCGGTCTCGACCAGGAGGACGCCCTGCTCGACGAGCTCGACGTCGTCGTGGCATCCGTCCATTCGAAGCTGCGGATGGACCGCGGGCCGATGACCCGCCGGCTCGTGGCCGCCGCGTCGAATCCGAGGGTGGACGTCCTCGGTCACGTCACCGGCCGCCTCGTGCAGGGCGAGCGCGGCACGCGTCCGCCGTCGCAGTTCGATCCGCGCGCCGTGTTCGACGCGTGCGCGGCGCACGGCGTCGCGGTCGAGATCAACTCGCGGCCCGAGCGTCAGGATCCGCCCGACGAGCTCATCGCGATCGCGCTCGATGCCGGATGCCTGTTCTCGATCGACTCGGACGCGCACGCTCCCGGGCAGCTGTCGCTACTGGACCACGGGGCGGCGCGCGCCGAGGCGGCGGGCGTCCCGGCCGAGCGGATCGTGACGACGTGGGAGCTGACGGCGCTGCGCGCGTGGACGGGGCGACCGCGCTGA
- a CDS encoding CynX/NimT family MFS transporter, with product MTDASRRAALPWLVVAGVLLAALSLRGPILAVTPVLRDIESDLGIGSAAAGLMTTAPVLMFALLTPLAALVIRRAGAESALLASLIGVLLGTMIRGLPGFAWMVAGMLVIGAAVTIGNVVIPVIIRRDVPPAHVGMVTAGYAATLNVGSLLTALLTAPLAEVIGWSWALLAWSVITVAGILLWSAHMRRSGREDRYSGMPVRRSEAGAPGMDLDPQTITGPVPTVIGRRPSWLRRPVTWLLVGAFAGQTTIYYGLSTWLPTFAAEELGLAPAAAGAVSSVYQGVGIVGAFVVPLLTRFAPRGVAPAAICASWLVLAVGLLVAPQLLWVWLAVGAIGHSGGFVVIFGALVGVARSDGEAAGMSALVQGGGYAMAALAGPGFGAMFELTGGWTAPLTTVLVVSIAYCILLALAFVAAVRASPGS from the coding sequence GTGACGGATGCGTCGCGCCGCGCGGCGCTGCCGTGGCTCGTCGTCGCCGGCGTGCTGCTGGCCGCGCTGAGTCTGCGCGGGCCGATCCTGGCGGTCACCCCCGTCCTGCGCGACATCGAGTCCGATCTCGGGATCGGGTCGGCCGCGGCCGGGCTCATGACGACCGCGCCGGTGCTCATGTTCGCGTTGCTGACGCCCCTCGCGGCGCTGGTGATCCGCCGCGCCGGCGCCGAGTCCGCGCTCCTGGCGTCGCTGATCGGCGTGCTGCTCGGGACGATGATCCGCGGGCTCCCGGGCTTCGCCTGGATGGTGGCGGGCATGCTCGTGATCGGCGCGGCGGTCACGATCGGGAACGTCGTGATCCCGGTGATCATCCGCCGCGACGTGCCGCCTGCGCACGTCGGCATGGTCACGGCCGGCTATGCCGCCACGCTCAACGTCGGGTCGCTCCTGACGGCGCTGCTGACGGCGCCGCTCGCCGAGGTGATCGGCTGGTCCTGGGCGCTGCTCGCGTGGTCGGTGATCACGGTGGCGGGGATCCTGCTGTGGTCCGCGCACATGCGGCGCTCGGGCCGCGAGGACCGGTACTCGGGGATGCCGGTGCGGCGCTCCGAGGCTGGGGCGCCCGGGATGGACCTCGACCCGCAGACCATCACCGGCCCGGTCCCGACCGTCATCGGGCGGCGTCCGTCGTGGCTCCGGCGCCCCGTCACCTGGCTGCTGGTGGGCGCGTTCGCCGGGCAGACCACGATCTACTACGGCCTGTCGACGTGGCTGCCCACGTTCGCGGCGGAGGAGCTCGGACTCGCCCCCGCGGCCGCCGGCGCCGTGTCGTCGGTGTACCAGGGCGTCGGGATCGTGGGCGCGTTCGTCGTGCCGCTGCTGACACGATTCGCGCCGCGCGGCGTCGCGCCGGCGGCGATCTGCGCGTCCTGGCTCGTGCTGGCTGTGGGGCTGCTCGTCGCGCCCCAGCTGCTGTGGGTGTGGCTGGCGGTCGGCGCGATCGGCCACTCCGGAGGCTTCGTCGTCATCTTCGGCGCGCTCGTCGGCGTCGCGCGCAGCGACGGCGAGGCGGCGGGCATGTCGGCGCTCGTCCAGGGTGGCGGCTACGCGATGGCGGCGCTGGCCGGGCCGGGCTTCGGGGCCATGTTCGAGCTGACCGGCGGGTGGACGGCGCCCCTGACGACCGTGCTGGTGGTGTCGATCGCCTACTGCATCCTGCTGGCGCTGGCGTTCGTCGCCGCCGTGCGGGCCTCCCCGGGCAGCTGA
- a CDS encoding sensor histidine kinase yields the protein MSGSPWDEPGPRTTPRPAVAVLLPVVISLVVQLAAATAFALWTTGPRYVLASIALAAASALALLATRRWPGPTVAVVTALTALGLLVPAIGPAPFVALGFAIVAALVGGARLWAWISVGVGWMLALIGGSLAGIEWHPVVVAVATLAIGTCFAIGEGLRSRRRLDEERRVHASQRRRAAELDEQDRMARDMHDALADSLSRISAESRVGLARFDDDPERSREALTSIRSLSAAGLDEVRGVLSFLRGEEAGAPATAPLVPLPQLAQLPSLISGRSTLGLSVTLDDALRGDLPASAVQTSAYRIVQEALANIVRHSAAATATVSLARDAGEHGDLVVTISDDGVGIPREILERAGVRGMRLRTEVLGGTLEIAPALQTGTVVRARLPWNAPA from the coding sequence ATGTCGGGTTCTCCTTGGGACGAGCCCGGACCGCGCACCACCCCGCGGCCCGCCGTCGCCGTCCTTCTGCCCGTCGTCATCTCGCTGGTGGTGCAGCTTGCTGCCGCGACCGCCTTCGCGCTGTGGACGACCGGGCCGCGGTACGTGCTGGCCTCGATCGCGCTCGCCGCGGCATCCGCTCTCGCGCTCCTCGCAACCCGGCGATGGCCGGGGCCCACCGTCGCGGTCGTCACGGCGCTCACCGCGCTCGGACTGCTCGTCCCGGCGATCGGCCCGGCGCCGTTCGTGGCGCTCGGCTTCGCGATCGTGGCCGCACTGGTCGGCGGGGCCCGGCTCTGGGCATGGATCTCGGTCGGCGTCGGATGGATGCTCGCGCTCATCGGCGGATCGCTCGCGGGAATCGAGTGGCATCCCGTCGTCGTCGCGGTCGCGACCCTGGCGATCGGGACGTGCTTCGCGATCGGCGAGGGTCTGCGATCCCGACGACGGCTCGACGAGGAGCGACGTGTGCACGCGTCGCAGCGCCGCCGCGCGGCCGAGCTCGACGAGCAGGACCGCATGGCGCGCGACATGCACGACGCGCTCGCCGACTCGCTCAGCCGGATCTCGGCCGAGTCGCGCGTCGGACTCGCGCGGTTCGACGACGACCCGGAACGCTCCCGCGAGGCGCTGACGTCGATCCGGTCCCTCAGCGCCGCCGGCCTGGACGAGGTGCGCGGCGTGCTCTCGTTCCTGCGCGGCGAAGAGGCCGGCGCCCCGGCCACGGCACCGCTCGTGCCGCTGCCGCAGCTGGCCCAGCTGCCCTCGCTCATCTCCGGGCGGAGCACCCTCGGACTCTCGGTCACGCTCGACGACGCGCTGCGCGGGGATCTCCCCGCCAGCGCCGTCCAGACCTCCGCCTACCGCATCGTGCAGGAGGCGCTCGCGAACATCGTGCGCCACTCGGCCGCGGCGACGGCGACGGTCTCGCTCGCGCGCGACGCGGGCGAGCACGGAGACCTCGTGGTCACCATCTCGGACGACGGCGTCGGCATCCCGCGCGAGATCCTCGAGCGCGCGGGCGTGCGGGGCATGCGCCTGCGCACGGAGGTCCTGGGCGGAACCCTCGAGATCGCCCCGGCGCTGCAGACCGGCACGGTCGTCCGCGCACGCCTTCCCTGGAACGCGCCGGCCTGA
- a CDS encoding 5'-3' exonuclease produces the protein MTDRLMLLDSASLYFRAFFGVPDTVRAPDGTSVNAVRGFLDIIAKLVQTYEPTRLVACWDDDWRPQWRVDLIPTYKTHRVVEVVESGPDIEEVPDPLEAQVPVIRAVLDALGIPIVGAPEHEADDVIGTLATISDVPVDVVTGDRDLFQLVDDARGVRVIYTGRGMSNLEVLTDDAVLAKYGVHPSQYADFATLRGDASDGLPGVAGVGEKTAAKLLAEHGDLAGVIAAAEAGTGMTAGVRNKILAALPYLEVAPTVVRVVRDLALDPLVRPLPSLDDAALARAKDLGDAWNLGGSLDRAVAALSGR, from the coding sequence GTGACCGACCGCCTCATGCTTCTCGACAGCGCCTCGCTGTACTTCCGCGCCTTCTTCGGCGTCCCCGACACGGTGCGGGCGCCCGACGGCACGTCGGTCAACGCCGTCCGCGGGTTCCTCGACATCATCGCGAAGCTCGTCCAGACGTATGAGCCCACGCGGCTCGTCGCGTGCTGGGACGACGACTGGCGTCCGCAGTGGCGCGTGGATCTCATCCCCACCTACAAGACGCATCGCGTGGTCGAGGTCGTCGAGTCCGGTCCGGACATCGAAGAGGTGCCCGATCCGCTCGAGGCGCAGGTCCCCGTCATCCGGGCGGTGCTCGACGCGCTCGGTATCCCGATCGTCGGCGCCCCCGAGCACGAGGCCGACGACGTCATCGGCACGCTCGCCACGATCTCGGACGTCCCTGTCGACGTGGTCACCGGCGACCGGGATCTGTTCCAGCTCGTCGACGACGCCCGAGGCGTCCGCGTCATCTACACGGGCCGCGGCATGAGCAATCTCGAGGTCCTCACCGACGACGCCGTCCTCGCCAAGTACGGCGTGCACCCGTCGCAGTACGCCGACTTCGCGACGCTCCGCGGCGACGCCTCGGACGGCCTGCCGGGCGTCGCCGGCGTCGGGGAGAAGACCGCCGCGAAGCTGCTCGCCGAGCACGGGGACCTGGCCGGCGTCATCGCCGCCGCCGAGGCCGGCACGGGCATGACGGCCGGTGTGCGCAACAAGATCCTGGCGGCACTCCCCTACCTCGAGGTCGCGCCCACCGTGGTGCGCGTCGTGCGCGACCTCGCGCTCGATCCGCTTGTCCGTCCCCTGCCGTCGCTCGACGACGCCGCGCTCGCTCGCGCGAAGGATCTCGGCGACGCCTGGAACCTCGGCGGCTCCCTCGACCGAGCCGTCGCCGCGCTCTCCGGGCGCTGA
- a CDS encoding acylneuraminate cytidylyltransferase: MSENVAIIPARGGSKGVPRKNLRRVGGIPLVARAVVAAARAESVDRVVVTTDDADIAAVAAEWGAEIVERPAEISGDTASSESALLHALDVLADRGVDVKVVAFLQATSPFIDPDALDEAVRVVRSRRRDSVFSAVETYGFLWAKGAGDAAAAVNHDASHRPRRQDREPHYLETGAFYVMRAAGFRAHEHRFFGSVGIIEVPERTAVEIDTEGELELARALAPLVDRTDPIDVDAVVTDFDGVHTDDTAVVDQNGRESVVVSRSDGWGVGALRRAGIPVAILSTETNPVVSARAAKLGVDARQGLGDKLSALREWAADCGIPLSRIAYLGNDVNDLACLEQVGWPIAVADAHPSVIASARVVLDRRGGHGAVRELADRVLATRQSASSSPTPQERS; the protein is encoded by the coding sequence ATGAGCGAGAACGTCGCGATCATTCCGGCGCGGGGCGGCTCGAAGGGGGTCCCGCGCAAGAATCTGCGCCGCGTGGGCGGCATCCCGCTCGTCGCACGCGCGGTCGTCGCGGCGGCGCGCGCCGAGAGCGTCGATCGCGTCGTCGTGACCACCGACGACGCCGACATCGCCGCCGTCGCCGCGGAGTGGGGCGCCGAGATCGTCGAGCGGCCCGCCGAGATCTCCGGCGACACGGCCTCGAGCGAGAGCGCTCTGCTGCATGCGCTCGACGTGCTCGCCGACCGCGGCGTGGATGTCAAGGTCGTGGCGTTCCTGCAGGCGACCTCGCCGTTCATCGACCCGGATGCCCTCGACGAGGCCGTGCGCGTCGTGCGCTCGCGACGCCGGGACAGCGTGTTCTCGGCCGTGGAGACCTACGGATTCCTGTGGGCCAAGGGCGCCGGAGACGCCGCGGCGGCGGTCAACCACGACGCGTCGCACCGTCCACGCCGCCAGGACCGCGAACCGCACTATCTGGAGACCGGCGCGTTCTACGTCATGCGTGCGGCGGGATTCCGCGCGCACGAGCATCGGTTCTTCGGAAGCGTCGGCATCATCGAGGTCCCCGAGCGCACCGCGGTGGAGATCGACACAGAGGGAGAGCTCGAGCTCGCGCGGGCCCTGGCGCCCCTCGTCGACCGGACAGACCCGATCGACGTCGACGCCGTCGTGACCGACTTCGACGGCGTCCACACCGACGACACCGCCGTCGTGGACCAGAACGGCCGCGAGTCCGTCGTCGTCAGCCGGTCGGACGGGTGGGGCGTGGGGGCGCTCCGCCGCGCCGGCATCCCCGTGGCGATCCTGTCGACCGAGACCAACCCCGTGGTCTCCGCCCGCGCGGCGAAGCTCGGGGTGGACGCGCGCCAGGGTCTCGGCGACAAGCTGAGCGCTCTGCGCGAGTGGGCGGCCGACTGCGGCATCCCGCTGTCGCGCATCGCGTACCTCGGCAACGACGTCAACGACCTCGCGTGCCTCGAGCAGGTCGGCTGGCCCATCGCGGTCGCCGACGCCCACCCGAGCGTCATCGCGTCCGCGCGCGTCGTCCTCGACCGCCGCGGCGGCCACGGCGCCGTGCGCGAGCTGGCCGACCGCGTCCTCGCGACCCGGCAATCGGCATCCTCTTCCCCCACCCCCCAGGAGCGATCATGA
- a CDS encoding N-acetylneuraminate synthase family protein, giving the protein MTVTIGTHVIGGGRPAYVIAEIGLNHNGDVELAKQLIDVAADAGVQAVKFQKRTPEICTPEHMRDTPRDTPWGTMTYLEYRHRVEFDHAQYVEVGDHAALRGLDWFASPWDVPSVEFLERLNVVAHKVASASVTDIELLEALRDTGKPIILSTGMSTVEQIDRALQVLGTDRVVLMHATSTYPMEPEESNLRVISVLRDRYPGVPVGYSGHERGLQISLAAVALGAVAVERHITLDRTMWGSDHAASLEPGGLNHLVRDIRIIETALGDGVKRVFPGELAPMAKLRRVTA; this is encoded by the coding sequence ATGACCGTCACCATCGGAACCCACGTGATCGGAGGCGGCCGCCCGGCCTACGTGATCGCCGAGATCGGGCTGAACCACAACGGCGACGTCGAGCTCGCGAAGCAGCTCATCGACGTCGCGGCCGACGCCGGCGTGCAGGCGGTCAAGTTCCAGAAGCGCACGCCCGAGATCTGCACGCCCGAGCACATGCGCGACACGCCGCGGGACACCCCGTGGGGCACCATGACCTACCTCGAGTACCGCCACCGGGTCGAGTTCGACCACGCCCAGTACGTCGAGGTCGGCGACCACGCCGCGCTGCGCGGGCTGGACTGGTTCGCATCGCCGTGGGATGTCCCGAGCGTCGAGTTCCTCGAGCGGCTCAACGTCGTCGCCCACAAGGTGGCATCGGCGTCGGTCACCGACATCGAGCTGCTCGAGGCGCTGCGCGACACCGGCAAGCCGATCATCCTGTCCACCGGCATGTCGACGGTCGAGCAGATCGACCGTGCACTGCAGGTGCTCGGCACCGACCGCGTCGTGCTCATGCACGCGACGTCGACCTACCCGATGGAGCCGGAGGAGTCGAACCTGCGGGTGATCTCGGTGCTGCGCGACCGGTACCCGGGTGTTCCCGTGGGGTACTCGGGTCACGAGCGCGGGCTGCAGATCTCGCTCGCCGCCGTCGCGCTCGGCGCCGTCGCCGTGGAGCGTCACATCACGCTCGACCGCACCATGTGGGGATCGGACCACGCCGCGTCTCTCGAGCCGGGCGGCCTGAACCACCTCGTCCGCGACATCCGCATCATCGAGACGGCGCTCGGCGACGGCGTCAAGCGCGTGTTCCCGGGCGAGCTCGCGCCGATGGCGAAGCTCCGCAGGGTCACGGCGTGA